The following are encoded together in the Serratia sp. UGAL515B_01 genome:
- the sdaA gene encoding L-serine ammonia-lyase has translation MISVFDMFKIGIGPSSSHTVGPMKAGKQFVDDLVHEGLLSSVTRVTVDVYGSLSLTGKGHHTDIAIILGLAGNMPDTVDIDAIPGFIRDVEQRQRLLLANGQHEVDFPRDGGMVFRSDNLPLHENGMQIHAFSGDKQIYSKIYYSIGGGFIVDEEHFGKADNSEVTVPYPFGSANEMLANCRSTGLSLSGIVMQNELALHSKQEIETYFSDVWQTMRACMERGLNTEGVLPGPLRVPRRASALRRLLVSSDKLSNDPMNVIDWVNMFALAVNEENAAGGRVVTAPTNGACGIVPAVLAYYDHFIESVTPDIYIRYFMASGAIGTLYKMNASISGAEVGCQGEVGVACSMAAAGLAELLGGSPEQVCIAAEIGMEHNLGLTCDPVAGQVQVPCIERNAIASVKAINSARMALRRTSEPRVSLDKVIETMYETGKDMNAKYRETSRGGLAIKVQCD, from the coding sequence GTGATTAGCGTTTTCGACATGTTTAAGATCGGTATCGGCCCTTCCAGTTCTCATACTGTAGGACCGATGAAAGCCGGTAAACAGTTTGTCGACGATCTGGTACATGAAGGCCTGTTGTCTTCTGTCACGCGCGTTACCGTCGACGTTTATGGTTCACTCTCATTGACCGGTAAAGGCCACCATACGGACATTGCCATTATTCTTGGCCTGGCGGGTAATATGCCCGATACTGTTGATATAGATGCAATTCCCGGGTTCATCCGCGATGTCGAGCAACGTCAGCGCCTACTGCTGGCAAATGGGCAACATGAAGTCGACTTCCCTCGCGATGGTGGCATGGTTTTCCGTAGTGACAATCTGCCACTACACGAAAACGGTATGCAGATCCACGCGTTCAGCGGGGACAAACAAATTTACAGTAAGATCTATTACTCTATAGGTGGTGGATTTATCGTTGATGAAGAACACTTTGGCAAAGCCGATAACAGTGAAGTTACCGTCCCTTATCCTTTCGGCTCTGCAAACGAAATGTTGGCGAACTGCCGCAGCACAGGACTTTCCCTCTCAGGCATAGTGATGCAAAACGAACTGGCACTCCACAGTAAGCAGGAAATCGAAACTTATTTCAGTGACGTTTGGCAAACCATGCGCGCCTGTATGGAGCGCGGCCTGAATACCGAGGGCGTGCTGCCCGGCCCACTACGGGTCCCGCGTCGCGCCTCTGCCTTAAGGCGTTTATTGGTTTCTTCCGATAAGCTATCCAATGACCCGATGAATGTGATCGACTGGGTTAATATGTTCGCGTTGGCAGTAAACGAAGAGAATGCCGCTGGTGGACGCGTAGTTACCGCACCAACCAACGGTGCCTGTGGAATAGTTCCTGCCGTACTGGCGTACTACGATCATTTCATTGAATCCGTCACCCCAGATATCTATATTCGTTACTTTATGGCATCTGGCGCTATTGGGACATTGTACAAGATGAATGCCTCAATTTCTGGTGCAGAGGTGGGTTGCCAGGGTGAAGTGGGCGTTGCTTGCTCAATGGCTGCTGCAGGTTTGGCAGAGCTGTTAGGCGGCAGTCCTGAGCAGGTCTGCATAGCAGCGGAGATCGGTATGGAACATAATTTGGGGCTAACCTGTGACCCAGTAGCTGGCCAAGTACAAGTTCCCTGCATCGAACGTAATGCCATTGCATCAGTGAAAGCGATCAACTCAGCTCGGATGGCCTTACGCCGTACCAGTGAACCACGTGTATCTCTGGATAAAGTGATCGAAACCATGTACGAAACCGGTAAAGATATGAACGCGAAATACCGTGAAACGTCCCGCGGTGGGCTGGCGATTAAAGTCCAATGTGACTAA
- a CDS encoding EAL domain-containing protein, with amino-acid sequence MVMNQLAARNYRYYRWLIASTVGLAILLISLSTHYYQEVSKTEQDQQVLASRIINKLNKILSPTEQQTAHTLLLVGQPCESVMLALRYYAAQNQALRAILLVQNGTIYCSSIFGTRNFVFSALFPTLTTGKVQLELHPSLVVAKGTPTLVLWTPLTKQNGSGVLNVFNIELLANFLLEPQEPYAQRIVLNIGERRLEYGQKAISYPSSQQAKENPQYIAHSVKYPFSISLYGQNTTDLALAALPHHIPLALMLSLLSAYVVYLSTANRMSMTYSIVHAMAHNEFRVYCQPIINSENGKCVGIETLLRWKNKRQGWIPPDVFIPLAEQHDLIIPLTRHLMTTVVENLSLFPQRPSFYISINVAAEHFNAVSIIDDIRHIWLPANPMSSLMLELTERTSLSEIQHEQIKALKEMGIMLAIDDFGTGHSSLSYLKKLSPDVLKIDHGFTAAIGTDAINATVTDTIITLAQRLKLKLVAEGVETKEQVEYLRSRKVDALQGYYFAKPMPIGMFPSWLQQYETRQRAMGPQAKEKT; translated from the coding sequence ATGGTGATGAACCAACTGGCCGCTAGGAACTATCGTTATTACCGTTGGCTTATCGCGAGTACGGTTGGGTTGGCTATTTTATTGATTTCTTTGTCTACCCACTATTATCAAGAAGTGAGTAAAACAGAACAGGACCAGCAAGTTTTAGCAAGCCGCATCATTAACAAACTTAATAAAATACTTTCACCTACGGAACAACAAACTGCCCACACTCTGCTATTAGTAGGGCAACCCTGTGAATCGGTAATGCTTGCACTACGTTATTATGCAGCACAAAATCAGGCGTTACGCGCTATTCTGCTGGTGCAGAATGGGACAATCTATTGTTCCAGCATCTTCGGCACACGTAATTTTGTCTTTTCAGCACTATTCCCAACACTGACTACTGGCAAAGTTCAGTTAGAACTTCATCCTTCATTAGTTGTGGCAAAAGGCACCCCTACGTTGGTATTGTGGACACCATTAACCAAGCAAAACGGTAGCGGCGTACTAAACGTATTTAATATCGAGCTGTTAGCGAATTTTTTGCTTGAACCTCAAGAGCCTTATGCACAAAGGATCGTTTTAAATATCGGTGAACGTAGACTGGAGTACGGGCAGAAAGCGATTAGCTATCCCTCATCTCAACAGGCAAAGGAAAATCCACAATATATCGCCCATTCGGTCAAGTACCCATTCTCTATTTCTTTGTATGGCCAAAATACCACTGATTTAGCGCTGGCAGCGTTACCACACCACATTCCTCTTGCCCTCATGCTGAGTTTACTAAGCGCGTATGTGGTCTATCTGAGCACCGCCAACCGAATGAGTATGACTTATTCTATTGTTCACGCCATGGCCCACAACGAGTTTCGTGTTTACTGTCAACCTATTATCAACAGTGAGAATGGCAAGTGTGTAGGTATCGAAACATTGCTACGCTGGAAAAACAAGCGTCAGGGCTGGATCCCTCCCGATGTGTTTATTCCGCTAGCCGAACAGCATGACCTCATCATTCCATTGACACGTCATCTGATGACGACGGTCGTCGAGAACCTCAGTTTGTTTCCTCAGCGCCCTTCGTTTTACATCAGCATTAACGTCGCAGCCGAGCATTTCAACGCGGTCAGCATTATTGATGATATCCGCCACATCTGGTTACCAGCCAACCCGATGTCATCCTTGATGCTGGAGCTGACAGAGCGTACTTCGCTGTCAGAAATTCAGCATGAGCAAATTAAAGCGCTTAAAGAGATGGGGATCATGCTGGCGATAGATGATTTTGGCACAGGGCACAGCTCGCTGAGTTACTTAAAAAAACTCAGCCCCGATGTATTGAAGATAGACCATGGTTTTACAGCAGCTATTGGTACCGATGCTATCAACGCCACCGTGACTGATACCATTATCACGCTGGCACAACGACTGAAACTCAAGCTGGTTGCGGAAGGAGTTGAAACCAAAGAACAGGTCGAATATTTACGCTCACGCAAAGTCGATGCCTTGCAGGGCTACTACTTCGCCAAGCCAATGCCTATCGGCATGTTCCCATCGTGGTTACAGCAATATGAAACCCGTCAACGGGCAATGGGGCCGCAAGCCAAAGAAAAGACATGA
- a CDS encoding TerC family protein, translating to MEILMDPSIWAGLLTLVVLEIVLGIDNLVFIAILADKLPPKQRDKARIIGLSLALLMRLGLLSVISWIVTLTKPLFSIAEFSFSGRDLILLLGGIFLLFKATMELHERLEGKTHEEGANRGYAKFWAVVVQIVILDAVFSLDAVITAVGMVNDLPIMMAAVVIAMAVMLLASKPLTNFVNAHPTIVVLCLSFLLMIGLSLIAEGFGVHIPKGYLYAAIGFSILIESFNQIARRNFIKHEARRPMRERTAEAIMRLMGQPHSQPQVNDNNPRKVRETFAEEERYMISGVLTLASRTLRSVMTPRTEISWVDCERSRDEVREQLLDTPHSLFPVCRDKLDEIIGVVRAKDLLVALEQGVDIAEFASLTPPLVVPETMDVIKLLAVLRRAKGRLVVVTNEFGVVQGLVTPLDVLEAIAGEFPDEDETPDILVEGERWLVKGGADLHSLEQALNCDNLVSPTEDYASLAGFLLSHSGHMPMVGDKIELNALCFEILEVSDYRIELVSISKVMAPYQQEA from the coding sequence ATGGAAATCTTAATGGACCCCTCGATTTGGGCAGGTTTATTGACACTTGTGGTCTTGGAAATTGTACTGGGCATCGATAATTTGGTGTTTATCGCTATTCTGGCCGATAAACTGCCGCCAAAACAGCGAGATAAAGCGCGCATCATCGGTTTATCGTTGGCTTTGTTGATGCGCCTTGGCCTGCTTTCGGTGATCTCGTGGATAGTTACGTTGACCAAGCCGCTGTTTAGCATCGCTGAGTTTAGTTTCTCTGGGCGCGATCTGATCCTGCTGCTTGGAGGGATATTCCTACTGTTCAAAGCCACGATGGAATTGCATGAGCGGCTGGAAGGGAAAACGCATGAGGAAGGTGCAAACAGAGGCTATGCCAAATTTTGGGCAGTAGTGGTGCAGATTGTCATTCTTGATGCAGTGTTCTCTCTCGATGCGGTAATTACCGCTGTGGGAATGGTGAATGATCTGCCTATCATGATGGCTGCCGTGGTCATTGCTATGGCCGTGATGTTGCTTGCCTCCAAGCCACTGACCAACTTCGTCAACGCACATCCGACCATTGTCGTACTTTGCCTGAGTTTTCTGTTGATGATTGGCCTGAGTTTGATTGCTGAAGGCTTTGGGGTGCATATTCCTAAAGGTTACCTCTACGCAGCCATTGGCTTCTCAATTCTGATTGAATCTTTTAACCAGATCGCGAGACGCAATTTCATCAAGCACGAGGCTCGTCGGCCAATGCGTGAACGAACGGCAGAAGCTATCATGCGCCTGATGGGGCAACCGCATTCACAGCCGCAGGTTAACGATAATAATCCGCGTAAAGTGAGGGAAACCTTCGCAGAAGAGGAGCGATATATGATCAGTGGTGTGCTGACGCTGGCTTCGCGAACGCTGCGTAGTGTTATGACTCCGAGAACCGAGATTTCCTGGGTTGACTGCGAACGCTCCCGTGACGAAGTACGTGAACAACTGCTGGACACTCCACATAGCTTATTCCCGGTATGCCGTGATAAGTTGGATGAAATCATAGGCGTAGTGCGCGCCAAGGATCTCTTGGTCGCGTTGGAGCAGGGTGTTGACATTGCTGAGTTTGCTTCTCTCACTCCCCCGTTGGTGGTGCCAGAAACCATGGATGTTATCAAACTGCTAGCGGTATTACGCCGTGCCAAAGGCCGTTTGGTGGTGGTGACCAACGAATTTGGCGTGGTGCAAGGGTTAGTCACACCCCTAGACGTATTGGAGGCGATTGCGGGAGAATTTCCTGATGAAGACGAAACGCCAGACATTCTTGTAGAAGGTGAGCGCTGGCTGGTCAAAGGAGGGGCAGACCTTCACTCGTTGGAACAGGCATTGAACTGTGACAATTTAGTCAGCCCGACAGAGGATTATGCTTCCCTAGCAGGTTTTCTGCTCTCACATTCAGGCCACATGCCGATGGTAGGGGATAAGATCGAGCTTAACGCACTATGCTTTGAGATCCTTGAAGTCTCTGATTATCGTATCGAACTGGTTAGCATCTCCAAAGTGATGGCTCCGTACCAGCAAGAGGCCTAA
- a CDS encoding CoA pyrophosphatase yields the protein MNHQPYPPSLAAFISRFQLQLPQATQSSYNVCPAAVLIPIICRPEPTLLLTRRADSLRKHAGQVAFPGGKTDREDLSPIATAVREAQEEVAIPPHAVKILGQLAPIDSNTGFKVTPVVGLIPADIEFHANEDEVAEVFEMPLHEALSLLRYYPLDIHRKGHTHRVYLSWYQSQFVWGLTAAIIRRLAQQVNI from the coding sequence GTGAACCATCAGCCTTATCCACCATCGCTGGCTGCTTTTATCAGCCGTTTTCAGTTACAGTTACCACAGGCTACGCAGAGCTCGTACAACGTCTGTCCTGCAGCGGTGCTGATCCCCATAATCTGCAGGCCAGAACCGACCTTGCTACTCACCCGTCGAGCGGATTCATTGCGTAAACATGCAGGACAGGTCGCCTTTCCCGGTGGTAAAACCGATCGTGAGGATCTCTCACCCATCGCGACTGCCGTGCGTGAAGCTCAGGAGGAAGTTGCTATTCCTCCGCACGCTGTAAAAATACTTGGCCAGTTGGCACCGATCGACAGCAATACCGGTTTCAAAGTCACGCCGGTTGTGGGTTTAATTCCCGCAGATATCGAATTTCACGCCAATGAAGATGAAGTCGCTGAAGTATTTGAAATGCCTCTGCATGAGGCACTCTCGCTATTACGCTATTATCCATTGGATATTCACCGCAAGGGTCATACACATCGAGTTTATCTTTCCTGGTATCAGAGCCAGTTTGTTTGGGGACTCACCGCCGCCATCATCCGTCGGCTTGCACAACAGGTGAACATTTAA
- the pabB gene encoding aminodeoxychorismate synthase component 1, with product MSATTPNLKSLPYTRGAVLELFASLAHTPWAMLLHSGFAEHSHNRFDILVAEPRVTITTYGSDTEVQRGDIRHCSQADPFLQLQQQLDAMNLSPPSNNDLPFQGGALGLFGYDLGRRIEKLPQRAQADIKLPDMAVGIYDWALIADHQKEMLTLLSYGNVDKRWQWLNQQQAPRVKPFALSGNWQANMTRQQYGEKFRRIQEYLRSGDCYQINLAQRFSAPYQGDEWQAFLQLSANNRAPFSAFLRLAQNSVLSVSPERFLWLENRQIQTRPIKGTLPRLTDACQDAEQAQKLASSAKDRAENLMIVDLLRNDIGRVAQPGSVRVTELFKVEPFPAVHHLVSTITATLPSATPATELLRACFPGGSITGAPKVRAMEIIEELEPQRRNAYCGSIGYISFCGTMDTSITIRTLTTENGHIFCSAGGGIVADSWEEAEYQETFDKLGRILPQLGEFTLS from the coding sequence ATGAGTGCCACCACACCAAACCTTAAATCGTTGCCTTATACTCGCGGTGCTGTATTGGAATTATTCGCCTCTTTGGCACACACCCCTTGGGCTATGCTGCTGCATTCAGGTTTTGCTGAACATTCCCATAACCGCTTTGATATTCTGGTTGCTGAACCTCGTGTCACGATAACAACATACGGTTCCGATACTGAAGTTCAGCGAGGAGACATCCGGCACTGTTCACAAGCTGACCCTTTCTTGCAGTTACAACAACAGCTTGACGCCATGAATTTGTCTCCACCATCGAATAACGATCTGCCTTTTCAGGGCGGAGCATTAGGCCTATTCGGTTATGATTTAGGCAGGCGAATAGAAAAACTGCCGCAAAGGGCGCAGGCTGATATCAAGCTGCCGGATATGGCCGTAGGGATTTATGATTGGGCATTAATCGCTGATCATCAAAAAGAGATGCTGACACTGCTCAGTTATGGCAATGTTGACAAACGTTGGCAATGGCTTAACCAGCAGCAAGCACCACGAGTTAAGCCCTTTGCCTTATCTGGAAACTGGCAGGCGAACATGACACGCCAGCAATATGGCGAGAAATTCCGCCGGATCCAGGAGTATCTGCGTAGTGGTGATTGCTATCAGATTAATCTAGCACAGCGCTTTTCCGCTCCATACCAAGGAGATGAATGGCAGGCATTCCTTCAGTTAAGTGCCAACAACCGTGCTCCGTTTTCCGCTTTCTTACGCTTGGCACAAAACAGTGTGCTGAGCGTTTCGCCAGAGCGTTTCCTATGGTTAGAAAACAGGCAAATCCAAACCCGACCAATCAAAGGTACTTTGCCACGCCTTACCGACGCCTGTCAGGATGCTGAGCAAGCACAGAAACTGGCCAGCTCAGCGAAAGATCGGGCAGAGAACCTGATGATCGTCGATTTATTGCGTAATGATATAGGCCGAGTTGCTCAGCCAGGCAGCGTGCGTGTCACAGAGCTGTTTAAAGTCGAACCCTTTCCGGCAGTACATCATCTGGTCAGTACCATTACCGCCACACTCCCCAGTGCCACCCCTGCTACTGAACTTTTGCGCGCCTGCTTCCCTGGCGGATCAATCACTGGTGCTCCTAAAGTCCGTGCTATGGAAATTATTGAAGAGCTTGAACCACAGCGACGAAATGCCTATTGCGGCAGCATTGGCTATATCAGTTTCTGCGGTACGATGGATACTAGTATTACTATACGAACCCTGACGACTGAAAACGGACACATATTCTGTTCTGCTGGCGGAGGGATTGTCGCCGATAGTTGGGAAGAAGCGGAATATCAGGAAACATTTGATAAGCTGGGCCGCATTTTGCCACAGCTGGGGGAGTTTACCCTGTCGTGA
- a CDS encoding YoaH family protein, with translation MLAGMPSLSHQEQQEAAERIHHLMEQGMSSGEAIALVAQEIREKHQGDRVTVMFEDEQEQEEPTEYLDEDSEDTKNC, from the coding sequence ATGCTTGCTGGTATGCCGTCACTGAGTCACCAAGAGCAGCAGGAAGCTGCTGAACGTATCCATCATCTTATGGAACAAGGTATGAGCAGTGGTGAAGCCATTGCACTTGTCGCGCAAGAAATCCGCGAAAAACATCAGGGCGATCGGGTGACTGTGATGTTCGAGGATGAACAAGAACAGGAAGAGCCGACAGAGTACCTGGACGAAGATAGTGAAGACACCAAAAATTGTTGA
- a CDS encoding YebG family protein codes for MAVEVKYVVVRNGEEKMTFANKKEADAYDKMLDLADGLGEWLQQAPVTLEEEQREALSLFLAENKDMLSQILRGGAAPQETVKKPAKSKTDKMVLLSEEDAEPREQAA; via the coding sequence ATGGCTGTTGAAGTGAAATATGTAGTAGTCAGAAACGGTGAGGAAAAAATGACTTTCGCAAACAAGAAAGAAGCCGATGCCTATGACAAGATGCTCGATCTGGCTGACGGCCTTGGCGAATGGTTGCAGCAAGCGCCTGTTACGTTGGAAGAAGAACAGCGTGAAGCGCTAAGCCTTTTCTTGGCAGAAAATAAAGATATGTTATCTCAGATTTTGCGTGGTGGTGCAGCCCCACAAGAAACCGTAAAAAAACCGGCTAAAAGCAAAACGGATAAAATGGTACTTCTCTCGGAAGAAGACGCAGAGCCAAGAGAACAGGCCGCGTGA
- the purT gene encoding formate-dependent phosphoribosylglycinamide formyltransferase, whose translation MLTIGTALRPSATRVMLLGSGELGKEVAIECQRLGLEVIAVDRYADAPAMHVAHRSHVINMLDGNALKAVIEQERPDYIVPEIEAIATDMLVELEQQGHRVVPCAEATRLTMNREGIRRLASETLGLPTSSYQFADSKESFRQAAAEIGYPCIVKPVMSSSGKGQSLIRDEQQLNTAWNYAQQGGRAGGGRVIVEGLVKFDFEITLLTIKAVDGIHFCAPIGHRQEDGDYRESWQPQQMSELALSRAQAIAEKVVNALGGLGLFGVELFVCGDEVIFSEVSPRPHDTGMVTLVSQDLSEFALHVRAFLGLPINVIRQFGPSASAVILPELTGNDVRFSGLDSALKGYNQVRLFGKPDISGKRRLGVALSTATNIEQAVTLAKQAAAAVKVLE comes from the coding sequence ATGTTAACGATTGGAACCGCCCTGCGTCCTTCTGCTACGCGTGTCATGCTGCTCGGTTCAGGCGAACTGGGTAAGGAAGTGGCCATTGAATGCCAGCGTTTAGGGTTAGAAGTGATCGCTGTAGATCGCTATGCCGACGCCCCTGCCATGCATGTAGCACATCGTAGCCATGTCATCAATATGCTGGACGGCAATGCACTGAAAGCAGTGATCGAGCAAGAACGTCCCGACTATATCGTGCCAGAGATTGAAGCTATCGCCACCGATATGCTGGTTGAACTGGAGCAACAAGGCCATCGCGTAGTACCTTGCGCTGAAGCCACACGTCTTACCATGAATCGTGAAGGTATTCGTCGCTTAGCTTCAGAAACCTTAGGATTGCCCACTTCCAGCTACCAGTTTGCGGATAGCAAGGAGAGCTTCCGTCAAGCGGCGGCAGAAATTGGTTATCCGTGTATCGTCAAACCGGTCATGAGCTCATCGGGTAAAGGCCAAAGCCTGATCCGTGATGAACAGCAATTGAATACCGCCTGGAATTACGCGCAGCAAGGAGGTCGTGCCGGTGGTGGGCGGGTGATTGTCGAAGGATTAGTAAAATTTGATTTCGAGATCACCTTGTTAACTATCAAAGCCGTTGATGGCATCCATTTCTGCGCTCCAATCGGCCATCGTCAGGAAGATGGCGACTACCGTGAATCCTGGCAGCCACAACAGATGTCTGAATTGGCACTTAGTCGAGCACAAGCAATCGCGGAAAAAGTCGTCAACGCATTAGGCGGTTTGGGTTTATTCGGTGTCGAGCTCTTTGTCTGCGGCGATGAGGTAATTTTCAGTGAGGTTTCTCCACGCCCGCACGATACCGGTATGGTCACACTGGTTTCACAGGATTTGTCGGAGTTCGCTCTACACGTAAGAGCGTTTCTTGGGTTACCAATCAACGTTATCCGCCAATTCGGGCCTTCCGCCTCTGCGGTGATCCTGCCAGAACTCACCGGCAATGATGTCCGTTTTAGCGGGTTAGACTCTGCATTAAAGGGATACAATCAGGTGCGTTTATTTGGCAAACCGGACATCAGTGGCAAACGTCGTCTGGGCGTCGCACTCTCTACCGCAACAAATATTGAACAAGCTGTCACGTTAGCAAAGCAGGCCGCCGCTGCGGTTAAGGTGCTAGAATAA
- a CDS encoding tellurite resistance TerB family protein, translated as MKNNWLQQIQSMLGDKKESTGGTEGIGKLLAPTALGGLVGVLLANKSSREMVSKYGKNALIIGGSAAVGAVLWNKYKQRVREEQQQEPQFVEQRSPLDLRAKRLVQALVFAAKSDGHIDADEKRAIDHSLEQLQLGSEAQAWVQQAIDQPLNPELITQSVKNEDEALEVYYLSCMVIDVDHFMERSYLDALAQSLKIPVDVRQGIENDVNEKKRELL; from the coding sequence ATGAAAAATAACTGGTTGCAACAGATCCAATCTATGCTGGGTGACAAAAAAGAGTCAACGGGTGGTACTGAAGGGATTGGAAAGTTATTGGCCCCAACTGCGTTAGGCGGGCTAGTTGGTGTTTTGTTAGCGAATAAATCCTCTCGTGAAATGGTAAGTAAATACGGTAAAAACGCACTGATTATTGGTGGCAGTGCAGCGGTTGGTGCTGTGTTGTGGAACAAATATAAGCAACGTGTCAGAGAGGAGCAGCAACAAGAACCACAATTTGTTGAGCAGAGGTCGCCTTTAGATCTGCGTGCCAAACGTTTGGTGCAGGCATTGGTGTTCGCTGCTAAAAGCGATGGTCACATAGATGCAGACGAAAAACGCGCAATTGACCATAGTCTTGAGCAATTGCAGCTAGGGAGTGAGGCCCAAGCTTGGGTGCAACAAGCTATTGATCAGCCACTGAACCCCGAATTGATCACACAAAGCGTGAAGAATGAAGATGAAGCCTTAGAGGTATATTACCTGAGCTGCATGGTTATTGATGTCGACCATTTCATGGAGCGCAGCTATCTTGATGCGTTGGCGCAGTCGTTGAAAATTCCGGTAGATGTAAGACAAGGGA
- the dbpA gene encoding ATP-dependent RNA helicase DbpA, translating to MSTVSFSSLPLPAEQLANLNELGYAEMTPVQAAALPAILKGQDVRAKAKTGSGKTAAFGIGLLDKINVSQVATQALVLCPTRELADQVSKELRRLARFTQNIKILTLCGGQPVGPQLDSLVHAPHIVVGTPGRVQEHLRKTTLVLDDLKVLVLDEADRMLDMGFADDIDDVISYTPQTRQTLLFSATYPAGIERISARVQRQPLNVEVADKEEQTNIEQRFYETTQDQRPALLVAALRHYQPSSCVVFCNTKRDCQSVFEALESRDISVLALHGDLEQRDRDQVLVRFANRSCRVLVATDVAARGLDIKELALVVNYELSFDPEVHVHRIGRTGRAGLNGLAISLCTPQEMVRVHALEDYLQMTVKWAPVSELSGAPNTPLEAEMVTLCIDGGRKAKIRPGDILGALTGEAGLTAAEVGKIDMFPVHAYVAIRKASARKALQQLQQGKIKGKSCKVRLLK from the coding sequence GTGAGCACAGTTTCTTTTTCCTCCCTGCCACTGCCAGCTGAACAGTTGGCCAACCTCAACGAACTGGGGTATGCCGAAATGACGCCGGTACAGGCCGCAGCGTTACCTGCCATATTAAAAGGACAGGATGTACGTGCCAAAGCAAAAACCGGCAGCGGTAAGACAGCGGCGTTCGGTATTGGCCTGCTGGATAAAATCAATGTTAGCCAAGTGGCAACGCAGGCGCTGGTCCTCTGCCCGACACGTGAACTTGCCGATCAGGTCAGTAAAGAGTTACGTCGTCTTGCCCGTTTCACGCAGAACATCAAAATATTGACCCTTTGTGGCGGCCAACCGGTCGGACCACAGCTCGACTCTTTGGTGCATGCTCCCCATATCGTGGTGGGTACGCCAGGCCGTGTGCAGGAACATTTACGCAAAACAACCCTGGTACTTGACGATCTGAAAGTACTGGTGCTTGATGAAGCCGATCGTATGCTGGATATGGGTTTCGCGGACGATATTGATGATGTGATCAGTTACACCCCACAAACACGTCAGACTTTGCTGTTTTCTGCCACTTATCCGGCAGGTATTGAACGCATCAGTGCCCGCGTGCAACGCCAGCCTCTGAATGTGGAAGTTGCGGATAAGGAAGAGCAAACAAATATCGAACAGCGCTTCTATGAAACTACACAAGATCAACGCCCTGCACTTCTGGTTGCGGCCCTTCGCCATTATCAACCGTCCTCATGCGTCGTATTCTGCAACACCAAGCGTGACTGTCAGAGCGTGTTTGAAGCGCTCGAAAGTCGTGACATTAGCGTGTTGGCGCTTCACGGCGATCTGGAACAGCGGGACAGGGATCAGGTGCTGGTGCGTTTTGCTAACCGGAGTTGCCGTGTGCTGGTGGCGACCGATGTTGCTGCTCGTGGTCTCGATATCAAAGAGTTGGCGTTAGTGGTCAACTACGAGCTGTCGTTTGATCCGGAAGTGCATGTTCACCGCATTGGCCGCACCGGGCGAGCGGGTTTGAATGGGTTAGCCATCAGCTTGTGTACGCCACAGGAAATGGTACGCGTTCATGCCCTTGAGGACTATTTGCAGATGACCGTGAAGTGGGCACCGGTATCTGAATTGAGCGGAGCTCCAAACACTCCCCTTGAAGCTGAAATGGTCACACTGTGCATCGATGGCGGCCGCAAGGCTAAAATTCGCCCAGGTGATATTCTTGGCGCGTTGACCGGAGAAGCTGGACTGACTGCGGCAGAGGTCGGGAAGATCGACATGTTCCCGGTACACGCTTATGTGGCCATCCGCAAGGCGAGTGCGCGCAAAGCATTACAACAGCTCCAGCAGGGAAAAATAAAAGGTAAGAGTTGCAAAGTGCGATTGTTGAAATAA